Proteins from a single region of Cytophagaceae bacterium:
- a CDS encoding RluA family pseudouridine synthase, with amino-acid sequence MRQTKDYKVKFSQKKKGKPADLKLEVEKDAELLIFLLEKMPHKSRNDVKVLLRDKHVFVENKVISQFNQPIKTGQKVEIRWEKPPEEQRLRGLKIVFEDQYLIVIEKEAGVLSMATEKQKENTAYSVLSEYVKKADPANRIFIVHRLDKDTSGIMMYAKSEKIQKVLQENWNENILERTYLAVVEGNPKEPNGTIISYLVESKALIVYSTKNPEKGQMAVTHYETFKASKSHSLLKVNLETGRKNQIRVHMQDLGHPVIGDAKYGATTNPIKRLGLHAWVLSFTHPITKEAMRFETEIPKVFLGLF; translated from the coding sequence ATGAGGCAAACGAAAGATTATAAAGTGAAGTTTTCACAAAAGAAAAAAGGCAAACCCGCCGACCTCAAACTCGAAGTTGAAAAAGATGCCGAACTTTTGATTTTTTTGCTGGAAAAAATGCCCCATAAAAGTCGGAACGATGTAAAAGTGTTGCTACGGGATAAGCATGTTTTTGTAGAAAATAAAGTCATCAGTCAGTTTAACCAGCCTATAAAAACCGGTCAAAAGGTTGAGATACGTTGGGAAAAACCACCCGAAGAACAGCGGTTGAGAGGTTTGAAAATAGTATTTGAAGACCAATATTTGATTGTAATAGAAAAAGAAGCAGGGGTGCTTTCTATGGCTACCGAAAAACAAAAAGAAAACACTGCCTATAGTGTTTTGAGCGAATATGTGAAAAAAGCTGACCCTGCCAACCGCATTTTTATAGTCCATCGCCTCGACAAAGACACCTCGGGCATCATGATGTATGCCAAAAGCGAAAAAATACAAAAGGTCCTGCAGGAAAACTGGAATGAAAATATTCTGGAACGTACCTATCTGGCGGTGGTTGAGGGAAACCCAAAAGAACCCAATGGGACAATTATATCCTATTTGGTAGAAAGTAAAGCTTTGATAGTGTATTCGACCAAAAATCCTGAAAAAGGTCAAATGGCAGTTACGCACTATGAAACTTTCAAGGCTTCAAAAAGTCATAGTTTGCTAAAAGTAAACCTGGAAACCGGCCGCAAGAACCAGATTAGGGTACATATGCAGGACCTGGGTCATCCGGTTATTGGTGATGCCAAATACGGAGCCACCACCAATCCCATAAAACGTCTGGGTCTTCATGCTTGGGTGCTATCATTCACTCATCCTATAACCAAAGAAGCCATGCGTTTTGAAACTGAGATACCGAAAGTGTTTTTGGGGTTGTTTTGA
- the lpdA gene encoding dihydrolipoyl dehydrogenase, which produces MAQYDVVILGSGPGGYVTAIRASQLGLKVAVIEKENLGGICLNWGCIPTKALLKSAQVFQYIQHAKDYGITVGEASADFSAVIARSRGVADGMSKGVQFLMKKNKIDIIDGYGKVIPGKKVEVTAKDGSKSTVEGKNIIIATGARARQLPNVPIDGEKVIDYRKAMSLATQPKSMVVIGSGAIGVEFAYVYASMGTKVTIVEFMPNIVPVEDEDISKELAKHYKKLGVEVHVNSSVEKVDISGKGCVSTVKTPSGEITIESDVVLSAAGITANIENIGLEDVGIATDRGKILVDKYYQTNVPGYFAIGDVVPGQALAHVASAEGIICVEKIAGHHPQPLNYNNIPGCTYCTPEIASVGYTEKAAKEAGYEIKVGKFPFTASGKAKAAGAPEGFVKVIFDAKYGEWLGCHMIGTNVTEMIAEAVVARNLETTGMEIVKSVHPHPTMSEAIMEAAAAAYGEVIHL; this is translated from the coding sequence ATGGCACAGTATGATGTGGTAATTCTCGGAAGTGGCCCAGGTGGCTATGTAACGGCTATCAGAGCCTCGCAGCTTGGTTTGAAAGTAGCCGTGATAGAGAAAGAAAATCTAGGCGGGATCTGCCTCAACTGGGGGTGTATTCCTACCAAAGCTCTGCTTAAGTCAGCACAAGTGTTTCAATATATTCAACATGCCAAAGACTACGGTATCACTGTAGGTGAGGCCTCTGCCGATTTCTCAGCAGTTATCGCCCGCTCAAGAGGTGTAGCTGATGGTATGAGCAAAGGCGTTCAGTTTTTGATGAAGAAAAACAAAATCGACATCATCGACGGCTACGGAAAAGTAATTCCCGGTAAAAAAGTGGAAGTAACCGCCAAAGACGGCAGCAAAAGCACCGTTGAAGGAAAAAATATAATTATTGCAACCGGAGCAAGGGCTCGCCAGCTACCCAATGTGCCAATCGATGGCGAAAAAGTGATTGATTACCGCAAAGCGATGAGTCTTGCTACACAGCCCAAAAGCATGGTTGTGATTGGTTCGGGAGCCATCGGAGTGGAGTTTGCTTATGTATATGCCAGTATGGGTACCAAAGTGACCATTGTGGAATTTATGCCTAACATCGTACCGGTTGAAGATGAGGATATCTCCAAAGAACTGGCTAAACATTATAAAAAACTTGGTGTAGAGGTCCATGTAAACTCTAGTGTTGAGAAGGTTGATATTTCAGGAAAAGGATGTGTGAGTACTGTAAAAACTCCATCGGGTGAGATTACCATTGAGTCTGATGTAGTACTTTCTGCAGCCGGAATCACCGCCAATATCGAGAACATTGGTTTGGAAGATGTGGGTATCGCTACTGACAGAGGCAAGATTTTGGTGGACAAATATTACCAAACCAACGTACCAGGTTATTTCGCCATTGGTGACGTAGTACCCGGCCAGGCTTTGGCTCACGTGGCTTCAGCTGAGGGGATTATCTGTGTAGAGAAAATAGCAGGACATCATCCTCAGCCATTAAACTACAACAATATCCCGGGTTGTACTTATTGCACGCCTGAAATTGCTTCAGTAGGTTATACCGAAAAAGCAGCCAAAGAGGCCGGATACGAAATCAAAGTGGGTAAGTTTCCGTTTACGGCATCGGGTAAAGCCAAAGCTGCCGGAGCTCCTGAGGGTTTTGTGAAAGTGATTTTTGATGCCAAATATGGCGAATGGCTGGGCTGCCACATGATCGGTACCAACGTAACCGAGATGATTGCCGAGGCTGTAGTAGCCCGTAACCTCGAAACGACCGGTATGGAAATCGTGAAGTCGGTACACCCACACCCAACCATGTCAGAAGCCATTATGGAAGCCGCCGCTGCTGCTTATGGTGAGGTAATACATTTGTAA